From Sphingomonas hengshuiensis, one genomic window encodes:
- a CDS encoding tryptophan halogenase family protein, with protein sequence MNRPRVQRVVVAGGGTAGWVAAAALVKQLGPLLDITLVESDEIGTVGVGESTIPTSRSFHQLLGIDEAAVMRATQATFKLAISFENWRQEGDRYFHAFGENGRRSTWMADFHHFWLEARAQGFGGDLADYCFELQAASERRFTNGEDAPINYAYHLDATRYARFLRTLSEPAGVRRVEGKIAQVEQDGESGFVTALVLESGERIEGDLFVDCTGFRGLLIEQTLKTGYEDWTHWLATDTAIAVQTRATEPAVPYTRAIAHQAGWRWKIPLQHRVGNGIVYASAHLSDDAARAQLLGAVEGDVLTEPRLIRYRTGRRRKAWNKNVVSLGLASGFIEPLESTSIHFVKIAVMRLIQAFPFAGISDAQVDRFNAMSVQEVERVRDFIILHYHLTEREDSAFWRQCRDMTIPDTLAERMALFAESGQAYQAGDELFRVDSWVQVLMGQGMAPQRHHELARLMPKEQLRGALDSLKADIAGRVAKMPAHAQFVDRYCGAGEG encoded by the coding sequence ATGAACCGTCCCCGGGTGCAACGTGTCGTGGTAGCGGGCGGCGGCACTGCCGGCTGGGTCGCCGCGGCGGCGCTGGTCAAGCAACTCGGGCCGTTGCTCGACATCACGCTGGTCGAATCCGACGAGATCGGCACCGTGGGGGTGGGCGAATCCACGATCCCGACGTCGCGCAGCTTTCACCAGCTGCTGGGGATCGACGAAGCTGCGGTGATGCGCGCCACGCAAGCGACTTTCAAGCTCGCGATTTCGTTCGAGAACTGGCGCCAGGAGGGCGATCGCTATTTCCACGCGTTTGGCGAGAATGGCCGCCGCTCGACCTGGATGGCCGATTTCCACCATTTCTGGCTGGAAGCGCGCGCCCAGGGCTTTGGCGGCGACCTTGCCGACTATTGCTTCGAGCTTCAGGCCGCGTCGGAGCGACGCTTCACCAATGGTGAGGACGCCCCGATCAACTATGCCTATCACCTCGACGCGACGCGCTATGCCCGCTTCCTCCGCACGCTGAGCGAGCCCGCCGGCGTCCGCCGCGTCGAGGGCAAGATCGCGCAGGTCGAACAGGATGGCGAGAGCGGGTTCGTGACCGCGCTGGTGCTCGAATCGGGAGAGCGGATCGAAGGCGATCTGTTCGTCGACTGCACCGGGTTCCGCGGGCTGCTGATCGAACAGACACTTAAGACGGGCTATGAAGACTGGACGCACTGGCTCGCCACCGACACCGCGATCGCGGTCCAGACCCGGGCGACCGAGCCGGCGGTCCCCTATACCCGCGCCATTGCGCATCAGGCGGGCTGGCGGTGGAAGATCCCGCTCCAGCACCGCGTCGGCAACGGGATCGTCTATGCCAGCGCGCATCTGTCGGACGACGCCGCCCGCGCGCAATTGCTTGGCGCAGTCGAGGGCGACGTGCTCACCGAGCCCCGGCTGATCCGCTATCGCACCGGGCGGCGGCGCAAGGCGTGGAACAAGAATGTCGTGTCGCTCGGGCTCGCCAGCGGTTTTATCGAGCCGCTCGAATCGACCAGCATCCATTTCGTGAAGATCGCCGTGATGCGGCTGATCCAGGCATTCCCCTTTGCCGGGATCAGCGACGCGCAGGTCGATCGCTTCAACGCGATGTCGGTGCAGGAGGTCGAGCGGGTGCGCGACTTCATCATCCTCCATTACCACCTGACCGAGCGCGAGGATTCGGCCTTCTGGCGTCAGTGCCGCGACATGACGATCCCCGATACGCTGGCGGAGCGCATGGCGCTGTTTGCGGAGAGCGGGCAGGCCTACCAGGCCGGCGACGAGCTGTTCCGCGTCGATTCCTGGGTGCAGGTGCTGATGGGACAGGGCATGGCGCCCCAGCGGCATCACGAACTCGCACGGCTGATGCCCAAGGAACAGCTTCGCGGGGCGCTGGACTCGCTCAAGGCCGACATCGCCGGGCGTGTGGCGAAGATGCCGGCGCATGCGCAGTTCGTCGACCGCTATTGCGGGGCGGGCGAGGGCTGA
- a CDS encoding L,D-transpeptidase family protein → MAGLVATPGLAQQVPAPTIQAVPLAPPVQVVPFPVLSAAQAATLGQMIADAGYAHGLRHDADRPVIPQNNDALVRAALDFARAVHSGRLDISDFQQDWGLRPAPYDPLPGFADAVKRDRIAAWIRALPPPYAGYDTLQKGLARYRAIEADGGWSSVPAGPDLTIGATGARVAALRKRLAVEDDAVSEGTKFDADLLAAVKRAQGRYGLNPTGVVSTQTLGALNVPAADRVRQIMANMERWRWLPQELPAKRIQVNIADARLAVFEGDAPIASMKAVTGRPGNETPMLQSKIHSIVLNPPWNVPTSIATKELWPKGAAYLARNNYKVIGTGANKRLQQQPGPRSALGLYKFDFDNPYAVYLHDTPSQSTFASFSRLASHGCVRLEKPAALAQLLLRNDPAWQPEQIQAALAAGKTLRVPLQEQDKVSVYLLYWTAFANRDGVVSFRADPYGWDKTLAAKIENRSAITAVAAR, encoded by the coding sequence ATGGCCGGGCTGGTCGCGACGCCGGGTCTCGCGCAACAGGTGCCCGCGCCGACGATCCAGGCGGTTCCGTTGGCGCCGCCGGTGCAGGTCGTCCCCTTCCCCGTGCTGAGCGCCGCGCAGGCGGCGACGCTGGGGCAGATGATCGCCGATGCCGGCTATGCCCATGGCCTGCGCCACGATGCCGATCGTCCGGTGATCCCGCAGAATAACGACGCGCTGGTCCGCGCTGCGCTCGATTTCGCGCGCGCGGTGCATTCGGGGCGGCTCGACATCAGCGACTTCCAGCAGGATTGGGGGCTGCGTCCCGCGCCCTATGACCCGCTCCCCGGCTTTGCCGACGCCGTGAAGCGCGATCGGATCGCGGCATGGATCCGCGCGCTGCCCCCACCCTATGCCGGCTATGACACGCTGCAAAAGGGGCTGGCGCGTTATCGGGCGATCGAGGCGGACGGCGGCTGGAGCAGCGTTCCGGCTGGGCCCGACCTGACGATCGGCGCGACCGGCGCGCGCGTCGCGGCGCTGCGCAAGCGGCTCGCGGTCGAGGATGATGCGGTGTCCGAGGGGACCAAGTTCGACGCCGACCTCCTGGCGGCTGTGAAGCGCGCGCAGGGGCGCTATGGCCTCAACCCGACGGGCGTGGTGTCCACCCAGACGCTGGGCGCGCTCAACGTGCCCGCCGCCGACCGCGTTCGCCAGATCATGGCCAACATGGAGCGCTGGCGCTGGCTGCCGCAGGAACTCCCCGCCAAGCGTATCCAGGTCAACATCGCCGATGCGCGGCTCGCGGTGTTCGAAGGCGACGCGCCGATCGCGTCGATGAAGGCGGTTACCGGGCGTCCCGGCAACGAAACCCCGATGCTCCAGTCGAAAATCCATTCGATCGTGCTCAATCCGCCCTGGAACGTGCCCACCAGCATCGCCACCAAGGAGCTGTGGCCCAAGGGCGCGGCGTATCTCGCGCGCAACAATTACAAGGTGATCGGCACCGGCGCTAACAAACGCTTGCAACAACAGCCGGGGCCGCGCAGCGCGCTGGGGCTGTACAAGTTCGACTTCGACAATCCCTATGCGGTGTATCTGCACGACACCCCGTCGCAATCGACCTTCGCGAGCTTCAGCCGGCTGGCGAGCCATGGCTGCGTCCGGCTGGAAAAGCCCGCCGCGCTTGCCCAGTTGCTGTTGCGCAACGATCCCGCATGGCAACCCGAGCAGATCCAGGCGGCATTGGCGGCGGGAAAGACGCTGCGCGTGCCGTTGCAGGAACAGGATAAGGTCTCGGTGTATTTGCTCTACTGGACGGCGTTCGCAAACCGCGACGGCGTGGTGAGCTTCCGCGCAGACCCCTATGGCTGGGACAAGACGCTCGCCGCCAAGATCGAGAACCGTTCGGCGATCACCGCCGTCGCCGCCCGTTGA
- a CDS encoding efflux transporter outer membrane subunit, which translates to MIRTLPLLLATAALAGCTTVGPDYARPAPKAGPDWVEPAAPGEVDQSWWERFGDPQLSALVARAIAGTPDLAEAEARIAEARANRDAVLGGRRPTLQATGSATENVLSENGQLPISRFPGVAREFPLFDLGFDASWEIDLWGRRTRQAQAATARVEAATFARRDVMLTLIGETVRSYLDLRLAQADGAIAEALAASDAELARLTRLRADAGEASQLELERAEGAARTSAAAIPDARARAAAAAYRIAALLGAPPEQVAPGLLVPAPLPASPDTILAGVRSDLLERRPDIRRAERELAAATADVGVATADLFPRFSLIGSVGQQARDIGDMTSSNSTRLQIGPSISWPIFSGGTVRAQIRSADARVDGAAARYEKAVIGALSDSEAAINRFVNARTAATEAEAALTRERAAFALADRRATAGEDDRLTLQRARQSLLAAERRDQQARAAKGQAAVALYKALGGGWR; encoded by the coding sequence ATGATCCGGACCTTGCCCCTGCTGCTCGCCACCGCGGCGCTCGCCGGCTGCACCACGGTCGGCCCCGATTATGCACGCCCCGCGCCCAAGGCCGGCCCCGACTGGGTTGAACCCGCCGCGCCCGGCGAAGTCGACCAGAGCTGGTGGGAGCGGTTCGGCGACCCCCAGCTCTCCGCGCTCGTTGCCCGCGCGATCGCCGGCACCCCCGACCTCGCCGAAGCCGAGGCCCGCATCGCCGAGGCACGCGCCAATCGCGACGCAGTGCTCGGCGGGCGCCGGCCCACGCTCCAGGCGACCGGATCGGCGACCGAGAATGTCCTGAGCGAGAACGGCCAGCTCCCGATCTCGCGCTTCCCAGGCGTGGCGCGCGAGTTTCCGCTGTTCGACCTCGGCTTCGACGCGAGCTGGGAAATCGACCTGTGGGGCCGCCGCACGCGCCAGGCACAGGCGGCGACCGCGCGCGTCGAGGCGGCGACCTTCGCGCGGCGTGACGTGATGCTGACGCTGATCGGCGAGACCGTGCGCAGCTATCTCGACCTCCGCCTAGCCCAGGCCGATGGCGCGATTGCCGAGGCATTGGCCGCCTCCGATGCCGAACTTGCGCGGCTCACCCGGCTGCGCGCCGATGCGGGGGAGGCGTCGCAGCTCGAACTGGAGCGTGCCGAGGGCGCGGCCCGGACCAGCGCCGCCGCAATCCCCGACGCCCGCGCCCGCGCTGCCGCCGCCGCCTATCGGATCGCCGCGCTGCTCGGCGCGCCGCCCGAACAGGTCGCGCCCGGCCTGCTCGTGCCCGCCCCGCTGCCCGCCAGCCCGGACACGATCCTCGCCGGCGTCCGCTCCGACCTGCTCGAACGCCGCCCTGATATCCGCCGGGCCGAGCGCGAGCTTGCCGCCGCCACCGCCGATGTCGGCGTCGCGACCGCCGATCTGTTCCCACGCTTCAGCCTGATCGGCAGCGTCGGGCAGCAGGCGCGCGACATTGGCGATATGACCTCGTCGAACAGCACCCGGCTCCAGATCGGGCCGAGCATATCGTGGCCGATCTTCTCGGGCGGCACTGTCCGCGCCCAGATCCGCAGCGCCGACGCCCGCGTCGACGGCGCCGCCGCGCGCTATGAAAAGGCAGTGATCGGCGCGCTGTCGGACAGCGAGGCGGCGATCAACCGCTTCGTCAACGCCCGCACCGCCGCCACCGAGGCCGAAGCCGCACTCACCCGCGAACGCGCCGCCTTCGCGCTCGCCGATCGCCGCGCAACCGCGGGCGAGGACGACCGCCTCACGCTTCAGCGCGCGCGCCAGTCGCTGCTCGCCGCAGAACGCCGTGACCAGCAGGCGCGTGCGGCAAAGGGCCAGGCGGCGGTCGCGCTGTACAAGGCGCTGGGCGGCGGCTGGCGCTAA
- a CDS encoding ABC transporter permease, which yields MTRSASFRFDLRRVAALVRKETAQILRDPSTFLIAFVLPMILLFLFGYAVSLDTSRTRIGLVVQDSSGPALRLAEAYRTSRYFEVTTVRSLAEVRGRMVDGELRAIIVIPQDFGAGVKRGRVPPIQIITDGSQPNTASFAAAYGEGVRATWAQAEGLERNPRAAGPPVSISARYWYNPELKSRYFLVPGSIANVMTMVGTLLTALVVAREWERGTMEAMMATPISMAEFIASKVIPYFFLAQASMALCAVIGVWVFGVPFRGSVLTLFAISSAFLMPALGLGLFISAATKNQFVASQIALLSAFLPTFLLSGFIYEISSMPWPIQALTYLVPARYLIPCLESVFLAGDQWRLILPNIGIMLGFGALFFLLSFRVTRRSLD from the coding sequence GTGACCCGCTCTGCCAGTTTCCGCTTCGACCTTCGCCGCGTCGCCGCGCTGGTGCGCAAGGAAACCGCGCAGATCCTGCGCGATCCCTCGACCTTCCTCATCGCGTTCGTGCTGCCGATGATCCTGCTCTTCCTGTTCGGCTATGCGGTGTCGCTCGACACCAGCCGGACGCGGATCGGGCTGGTCGTGCAGGACAGCAGCGGCCCCGCGCTGCGGTTGGCAGAGGCCTATCGCACCTCGCGCTATTTCGAGGTGACGACGGTGCGGTCGCTGGCGGAGGTGCGCGGGCGGATGGTGGATGGCGAATTGCGCGCGATCATCGTCATCCCGCAGGATTTCGGCGCGGGCGTGAAGCGCGGGCGCGTGCCGCCGATCCAGATCATCACCGACGGATCCCAGCCCAATACCGCGAGCTTCGCCGCCGCCTATGGCGAGGGCGTCCGCGCGACCTGGGCGCAGGCAGAGGGGCTGGAGCGCAACCCACGCGCCGCCGGGCCGCCGGTCAGCATCTCTGCACGCTATTGGTATAATCCCGAGCTGAAGAGCCGCTATTTCCTCGTCCCCGGATCGATCGCCAACGTCATGACGATGGTCGGCACGCTGCTGACCGCTTTGGTCGTCGCGCGCGAATGGGAGCGGGGGACGATGGAGGCGATGATGGCGACGCCGATCAGCATGGCCGAATTCATCGCGAGCAAGGTCATCCCCTATTTCTTCCTGGCACAGGCATCGATGGCGCTGTGCGCGGTGATCGGGGTGTGGGTGTTCGGGGTGCCGTTCCGGGGATCGGTGCTGACCTTGTTCGCGATATCCTCGGCATTCCTGATGCCCGCGCTCGGGCTGGGGCTTTTCATCTCGGCGGCGACCAAGAACCAGTTCGTCGCGAGCCAGATCGCACTGCTCTCGGCCTTCCTGCCCACCTTCCTGCTATCGGGGTTCATCTACGAGATTTCGTCGATGCCCTGGCCGATCCAGGCGCTGACCTATCTGGTGCCTGCGCGCTACCTTATCCCCTGCCTCGAATCGGTATTCCTCGCCGGCGACCAATGGAGGCTGATCCTGCCCAATATCGGCATCATGCTGGGGTTCGGCGCGCTGTTCTTCCTCCTGTCGTTCCGCGTGACGCGGCGGAGCCTCGACTAG
- a CDS encoding SapC family protein, producing the protein MTNAVLLNDIDHRDLRVVTRHGPEFGDNVNQVLIFPTEFEDIQREYAIFFTPGDDGVYQSVALLGFDRDENLYLDDSGWDARYIPAVQRRGPFSIGVSHDDSGSAPMIHVDLDHPRISRDAGHPLFLPEGGNAPYLDHVADVLDTIYSGIDLAAPMFAAFEAAGLIEPVAVEIELSETESYSLPDYSTISAERLDALDGAALAALHAQGFLYPAFLVVASLGNVNGLIERKNARLAAA; encoded by the coding sequence ATGACCAACGCGGTATTGCTCAACGATATCGATCACCGCGACTTGCGCGTGGTGACGCGGCACGGCCCCGAATTTGGCGACAACGTCAACCAGGTGTTGATTTTCCCGACCGAATTCGAAGACATACAGCGCGAATATGCGATCTTCTTCACGCCCGGGGACGATGGTGTTTACCAGTCGGTCGCGCTGCTCGGGTTCGACCGCGACGAAAACCTCTATCTCGACGATAGCGGCTGGGACGCGCGCTATATTCCCGCGGTCCAGCGCCGGGGGCCGTTCTCGATCGGCGTCTCCCACGACGACAGCGGCAGCGCGCCGATGATCCATGTCGACCTGGACCATCCCCGCATCAGCCGCGACGCCGGGCACCCGCTGTTCCTGCCGGAGGGCGGCAACGCACCTTATCTGGACCATGTCGCCGACGTGCTGGATACAATCTATTCGGGGATCGACCTCGCCGCGCCGATGTTCGCTGCGTTCGAAGCGGCGGGGCTGATCGAGCCGGTCGCGGTCGAGATCGAACTGAGCGAGACCGAAAGCTATTCGCTGCCGGACTATAGCACGATCAGTGCGGAGCGGCTCGATGCGCTCGACGGCGCCGCGCTCGCCGCGCTGCATGCGCAGGGGTTTCTGTACCCGGCCTTCCTCGTCGTCGCGTCGCTGGGCAACGTCAACGGATTGATCGAGCGCAAGAACGCCCGGCTCGCCGCAGCATGA
- a CDS encoding cupin-like domain-containing protein produces the protein MTIPMPRATLEITGIAPDAIPYADLLAAQQPVILKGVARDWPLVRAGLEGAEAAMAYLSTFDVGRQVAGFTGDPEIRGRFGYDAEVRGLNFVPEHTALAPFFERVRAHLDDPDAPSLYVGSTDLDIYLPGLRATNDLVLNDPMFAANPPLVSIWLGNRTTAAAHYDMSNNIACCMVGRRRFTLFPPDQVANLYPGPLEPTPGGQVVTMVDLADPDFDCYPRARDALAAAQVAVLEPGDILFYPAMWWHQVDALEGFNAMINYWWNTSPAFMDTPQNTLLHALLSLRDRPDPEKQAWRALFDYYVFGPPTLAGEHLPEHARGPLGPLDEMGARRLRARLLQRLNR, from the coding sequence ATGACGATACCGATGCCGCGCGCTACGCTGGAAATCACCGGGATCGCCCCCGATGCCATCCCCTATGCCGATCTGCTCGCCGCGCAGCAGCCCGTGATCCTGAAAGGCGTCGCGCGCGACTGGCCGCTCGTCCGCGCCGGGCTGGAGGGGGCGGAGGCGGCGATGGCCTATCTCTCGACCTTCGATGTCGGGCGCCAGGTCGCCGGGTTCACCGGCGATCCCGAGATCCGCGGGCGCTTCGGCTATGATGCCGAGGTGCGGGGACTCAACTTCGTCCCCGAGCACACTGCATTGGCGCCGTTTTTCGAGCGTGTCCGCGCCCATCTCGACGATCCCGACGCGCCCAGCCTCTATGTCGGCTCGACCGATCTCGACATCTATCTTCCGGGGCTCAGGGCCACCAACGATCTGGTGCTGAACGATCCGATGTTCGCGGCCAATCCGCCGCTCGTCAGCATCTGGCTGGGCAACCGCACCACGGCTGCGGCGCATTACGACATGTCGAACAACATCGCCTGCTGCATGGTCGGCCGGCGCCGCTTCACGCTGTTCCCGCCCGATCAGGTCGCGAACCTCTATCCCGGCCCGCTCGAGCCGACCCCGGGGGGGCAGGTCGTGACGATGGTCGACCTCGCCGACCCCGATTTCGATTGTTACCCCCGCGCCCGCGACGCGCTGGCCGCCGCGCAGGTGGCAGTGCTGGAGCCCGGCGACATCCTGTTCTATCCCGCAATGTGGTGGCACCAGGTCGACGCGCTGGAGGGGTTCAACGCAATGATCAACTATTGGTGGAACACCTCGCCCGCCTTTATGGACACGCCCCAGAACACGCTGCTCCACGCGCTGCTCAGCCTGCGCGATCGGCCCGATCCGGAGAAGCAGGCGTGGCGCGCGCTGTTCGATTATTATGTGTTCGGCCCGCCGACGCTCGCGGGCGAGCATCTGCCGGAACATGCGCGCGGCCCGCTTGGCCCCCTCGACGAAATGGGTGCGCGGCGACTGCGCGCGCGGCTCTTGCAAAGGCTCAATCGATGA
- a CDS encoding ABC transporter permease: protein MRRLAAMIVKELWAVLRDPKSRIVLFVPPLMQLFIFTFATTLDVKNVDIGLLDRSSGAHSAELVQRIAGSPNFRRIVPLASTAQLREAVDDQKVIAALVIDQDFDRKIARGEPATIGVVLDGRRSNAAQIVTGYLTQIVGTLGADLAPRVAAGGGGSVVTNWYNPSLDFIWFTLPSLVAIITSVAGLAITSQSVARERELGTFDQLMVSPLRVHEILIGKMVPPFLIGMINGSAYLVIAPLVFGVPFTGSLLLFFLSLAMYLLALIGMGMVVSAAAQTQQQAFLGVFLVTTPLILLSGYASPIDNMPSWLQPITYLDPARYFLVIVQGLFLKAIPAGAVFHQLWPMGLIACATLAAAAWLFRARME from the coding sequence TTGCGCCGGTTGGCAGCGATGATCGTCAAGGAGCTATGGGCGGTGCTGCGCGATCCCAAGTCGCGGATCGTGCTGTTCGTGCCGCCGCTGATGCAGCTCTTCATCTTCACCTTCGCGACCACGCTCGACGTCAAGAATGTCGACATCGGCCTGCTCGACCGCAGCAGCGGCGCGCATTCGGCGGAGTTGGTCCAGCGGATCGCGGGCAGTCCGAATTTCCGCAGGATCGTGCCGCTGGCCAGCACCGCACAGCTCCGCGAGGCCGTCGACGACCAGAAGGTCATCGCCGCGCTGGTGATCGACCAGGACTTCGACCGCAAGATCGCGCGCGGCGAGCCCGCGACGATCGGCGTGGTCCTCGACGGGCGGCGCTCGAACGCGGCGCAGATCGTGACCGGCTATCTTACCCAGATCGTCGGCACGCTCGGCGCCGATCTCGCCCCGCGCGTGGCAGCGGGGGGCGGGGGCAGCGTCGTCACCAACTGGTACAACCCGTCGCTTGACTTCATCTGGTTCACGCTGCCGTCGCTGGTGGCGATCATCACCTCGGTCGCGGGGCTGGCGATCACGTCGCAAAGCGTCGCACGCGAACGCGAGCTGGGGACGTTCGACCAGCTCATGGTGTCGCCGCTGCGCGTCCACGAGATATTGATCGGCAAGATGGTGCCGCCCTTCCTGATCGGGATGATCAACGGCAGCGCCTATCTGGTCATCGCCCCGCTGGTATTCGGGGTACCGTTCACCGGGTCGCTGCTGCTCTTCTTCCTGTCGCTGGCGATGTACCTGCTCGCGCTGATCGGGATGGGGATGGTGGTGTCGGCGGCGGCGCAGACCCAGCAACAGGCGTTTCTGGGGGTGTTCCTCGTCACCACGCCGCTGATCCTGTTGTCGGGCTATGCCAGCCCGATCGACAACATGCCGAGTTGGCTTCAGCCGATCACTTATCTCGATCCTGCGCGCTATTTCCTGGTGATCGTCCAGGGGCTGTTCCTCAAGGCGATCCCGGCGGGCGCGGTGTTCCACCAACTTTGGCCGATGGGCCTGATCGCGTGCGCGACGCTGGCGGCTGCGGCCTGGCTGTTCCGCGCGCGGATGGAGTAG
- a CDS encoding ATP-binding cassette domain-containing protein, whose product MAEPLAHTDALVKRFDAVCALDGVSMAIAPGKITGLVGPDGAGKTTLIRILAGLMAPTSGSVAMLGGLPGDRLDDLGYMPQRFGLYEDLSVVENLRLYAEVRGLPRAEQPDSFKRLLDFTDLARFQDRLAGKLSGGMKQKLGLACALVKTPKVLLLDEPGVGVDPISRRELWAMVGDLTDQGIGVLWSTAYLDEAEKCDTVYLLNEGKLLFDGPPRDLTDRVSDRVIRVSGFEARRRRFLTQALDRDDVIDGTIQGRSVRLLIADGKPIPEAAALNAGAGTNVTPAEPRFEDGFIERLGGGPSGTSKLAERYRTIPESSENAIEAKGLTKRFGDFVAAKDMDFQIPRGQIFGLLGPNGAGKSTTFKMLCGLLTPTAGKGAVAGKSLRSARADARASLGYMAQKFSLYGDLSVRQNLDFFAGAYDLDREQARRAIDAMAEIFELRDKMDSNAGTLPLGFKQRLALACAVMHEPPVLFLDEPTSGVDPVTRREFWTHINGLVEKGVTVLVTTHFMDEAEYCDRVTLIYRAEQIATGTPDELKAKAGELAGIDDPTMEDAFIALIEAFDRERGTGREAA is encoded by the coding sequence GTGGCCGAACCGCTCGCCCATACCGATGCTCTGGTGAAGCGCTTCGACGCCGTCTGCGCGCTGGACGGCGTGTCGATGGCGATCGCTCCGGGGAAGATCACCGGACTGGTCGGGCCGGACGGGGCGGGCAAGACCACGCTGATCCGTATCCTGGCGGGGCTGATGGCGCCGACATCGGGCAGCGTCGCGATGCTGGGCGGTTTGCCGGGCGATCGGCTCGACGACCTGGGCTATATGCCCCAGCGCTTCGGCCTCTACGAAGACCTGTCGGTGGTCGAGAATCTGCGCCTCTATGCCGAGGTCCGCGGGCTGCCGCGCGCCGAACAGCCGGACAGTTTCAAGCGGCTGCTCGACTTCACCGATCTCGCGCGCTTCCAGGATCGGCTCGCGGGCAAGCTGTCGGGGGGCATGAAGCAGAAGCTCGGGCTGGCCTGCGCGCTGGTCAAGACGCCCAAGGTGCTGCTGCTCGACGAGCCGGGGGTGGGGGTCGATCCGATTTCGCGGCGCGAGCTTTGGGCGATGGTCGGCGACCTGACCGACCAGGGGATCGGCGTGCTATGGTCCACCGCCTATCTCGACGAAGCGGAGAAGTGCGACACCGTCTATCTGCTCAACGAAGGCAAGCTGCTGTTCGACGGCCCTCCGCGCGACCTGACCGATCGCGTCTCCGATCGGGTGATCCGGGTCTCGGGCTTCGAGGCGCGGCGCCGCCGGTTTCTGACACAGGCGCTGGATCGCGACGACGTGATCGACGGCACGATCCAGGGCCGCTCGGTGCGGCTGCTGATCGCGGACGGCAAGCCGATTCCCGAAGCTGCGGCGCTGAACGCGGGCGCGGGGACGAACGTCACGCCCGCCGAGCCGCGCTTCGAGGATGGCTTTATCGAACGGTTGGGCGGCGGGCCTTCGGGGACGAGCAAGCTCGCCGAACGCTATCGTACCATCCCCGAAAGCAGCGAGAACGCGATCGAGGCCAAGGGACTGACCAAGCGCTTCGGCGATTTCGTCGCGGCGAAGGACATGGATTTCCAGATCCCGCGCGGCCAGATTTTCGGGCTGTTGGGGCCGAACGGCGCGGGCAAATCGACGACGTTCAAGATGCTGTGCGGGCTGCTCACGCCGACCGCGGGCAAGGGCGCGGTGGCGGGCAAGTCGCTGCGTTCGGCGCGCGCCGACGCGCGGGCGTCGCTCGGCTATATGGCGCAGAAATTCTCGCTCTATGGCGATCTGAGCGTCCGCCAGAACCTCGATTTCTTCGCCGGCGCCTATGACCTCGACCGCGAACAGGCGCGCCGCGCAATCGACGCGATGGCCGAGATTTTCGAGCTGCGCGACAAGATGGATAGCAATGCAGGCACCCTCCCGCTCGGCTTCAAGCAGCGGCTGGCGCTTGCCTGCGCGGTGATGCACGAGCCGCCGGTGCTGTTTCTCGACGAGCCCACTTCGGGCGTCGATCCGGTGACGCGGCGCGAATTCTGGACACATATCAACGGGCTGGTCGAGAAGGGCGTGACCGTGCTGGTCACCACGCACTTCATGGACGAAGCCGAATATTGCGACCGGGTGACGCTGATCTACCGCGCCGAGCAGATCGCGACGGGCACCCCCGACGAGCTGAAGGCCAAGGCGGGGGAACTCGCCGGGATCGACGATCCGACGATGGAGGACGCCTTTATCGCGCTGATCGAGGCGTTCGACCGCGAGCGCGGCACCGGGCGCGAGGCGGCATGA
- a CDS encoding peptidylprolyl isomerase: protein MRFLMLCAAALSLLVPSALVTAQSAPQPGQVRVRLVTSEGTIVVALDARRAPATTANFLAYVDDGRLDDTEFYRASRRTGNPKLGFVQGGIGTDARRMLDPVRLEPTTRTGIRHTDGTISLAHGANPDSGNGNFSIMVGDNPSLDARGPTGGYAAFGHVVSGMDVVRRILAKPTGGGRGPMRGQMIQPPVKLLRAQRIDGTPRPTGRPKPWLLGLPKR, encoded by the coding sequence ATGCGTTTCCTGATGTTGTGCGCCGCCGCGCTGTCGCTGCTCGTCCCCTCCGCCCTGGTTACCGCCCAGTCCGCACCGCAGCCCGGCCAGGTCCGCGTGCGGCTGGTGACCTCGGAGGGGACGATCGTCGTTGCGCTCGATGCCCGCCGTGCGCCCGCGACGACCGCGAATTTCCTCGCCTATGTCGATGACGGACGGCTCGACGACACCGAATTCTATCGCGCGTCGCGCCGCACCGGCAATCCGAAGCTGGGCTTCGTCCAGGGCGGGATCGGCACCGATGCGCGCCGCATGCTCGACCCGGTACGGCTGGAGCCGACGACGCGCACCGGCATCCGCCACACCGACGGCACGATATCGCTGGCGCATGGCGCCAACCCCGATTCGGGCAATGGCAATTTCTCGATCATGGTCGGCGACAATCCCTCGCTCGACGCGCGCGGGCCGACCGGGGGCTATGCCGCGTTCGGGCATGTCGTGTCGGGAATGGACGTCGTCCGCCGTATCCTTGCCAAGCCGACCGGGGGCGGGCGGGGGCCGATGCGCGGGCAGATGATCCAGCCGCCGGTAAAGCTGCTCCGCGCACAGCGGATCGACGGCACCCCGCGCCCCACCGGACGTCCGAAGCCCTGGCTGCTGGGCCTGCCGAAACGTTGA